Proteins co-encoded in one Myripristis murdjan chromosome 4, fMyrMur1.1, whole genome shotgun sequence genomic window:
- the rgs4 gene encoding regulator of G-protein signaling 4 translates to MCKGLATLPATCLKSAKDIKHKIGFLLQKPEPQAADQKQTKEKSAAASKKVAPAAEVEKWKESFSNLMNSEGGRTVFTSFLRSEFSEENIDFWVACQDYKKTSSSKMAARAKLIYQQYVEADSPNEVNLDSATREETRQNLESAGPACFDEAQRKIFTLMEKDSYRRFLKSKLFQDLCQTHSAAAQPEKKGKKNSCADNRQALTGGA, encoded by the exons ATGTGTAAAGGATTAGCAACACTCCCTGCAACATGCTTGAAAAG CGCCAAAGACATCAAGCACAAAATCGGCTTCTTGCTCCAGAAGCCTGAGCCACAGGCAGCGGATCAGAAACAGACGAAGGAAAAGTCCGCCGCTGCTTCAAAAAA gGTGGCCCCAGCAGCTGAAGTAGAGAAATGGAAGGAGTCCTTCAGTAACCTGATGAACAGCGAGG GTGGTCGTACGGTCTTCACCAGCTTCCTGAGGTCAGAGTTCAGCGAGGAGAACATCGATTTCTGGGTCGCCTGCCAGGACTACAAGAAGACCTCATCGTCCAAGATGGCCGCCAGAGCCAAGCTGATCTACCAGCAATACGTTGAGGCCGACTCTCCGAATGAG GTCAACTTGGATTCAGCGACCAGAGAAGAAACAAGGCAGAACCTGGAGAGCGCCGGCCCCGCTTGTTTCGACGAAGCTCAGAGAAAGATCTTCACCTTGATGGAGAAAGACTCCTACAGGCGTTTCCTCAAATCCAAACTGTTCCAGGATCTGTGCCAGACACACTCCGCCGCGGCCCAGCCAGagaaaaaggggaagaaaaataGCTGTGCTGACAACAGGCAGGCTTTGACAGGTGGAGCTTAG